The Thermococcus sp. genomic interval ATCATGTCCTGAAACTCTCTGATCTCCATCTCTCCCACCTGGAGGAAAGGGAAGAAAAGGGCTTAAAAATCACTCGCTCGCAACTTCGATGAGCTTTCTCATGTGTATCTCCACCGTGTCGAAGACCTCCGCCGGCACATCGCCGGATTTGACTATCAGCGGAAGCTCGGTGCAGCCGAGGATGACCCCTTCGATGTTTTCCCGCTCTATGTAGCGGTTGATGAGGTCGAGCACCCACTCCCTGCTGATGAAGTTCTCGAACATCAGCTCCTCGGTGATTATTCTGTTCAGCTCGTCCATCTCCTCCTCACTGGGAGTGACCACCTCGAAACCTGCCTCGCGGAGGGCGTTCTTGTAGAAGTCCGCGGTCATCGTCGTCTTGGTGCCGAGGAGGAGAACTTTCTTAACTCCCTTCCTCTTCATTTCCTCTATGAGCGCATCTATT includes:
- a CDS encoding aspartate/glutamate racemase family protein, yielding MKKIGIIGGTSPEATCYYYKKYLEISREKFEPYVFPELIIYSINFKEFIHNPNGWEGRKEILINAARALERAGAEIISLSANTPHIVFPDVQAAIGVPMVSIIDALIEEMKRKGVKKVLLLGTKTTMTADFYKNALREAGFEVVTPSEEEMDELNRIITEELMFENFISREWVLDLINRYIERENIEGVILGCTELPLIVKSGDVPAEVFDTVEIHMRKLIEVASE